The proteins below come from a single Triticum aestivum cultivar Chinese Spring chromosome 5D, IWGSC CS RefSeq v2.1, whole genome shotgun sequence genomic window:
- the LOC123119774 gene encoding calmodulin-binding protein 60 A: MPAKRPLEGGGGGDSPSPARSPALKKRCRSFDLEIRGCRHLEEMVTNCVQRVEAAVESVIESAISRIPEAVTKAITGYLSRAPSLCRTVVDQNQPPRYKLRFLNGLSNEIFTKKGIRAANGDPLKICLEDNNQQENNSHRLLSAKIKIVVLDGDFNIDNEDCWTLENFSRHIVRPRDKIGAVLTGELELSLKNGKADLRDATFIDNSKFTRSGKFRLGVMVVDELGERILEGVTEPFTVKDRRGEGSQKHAIPSLDDDVWRLQKISKDGVFHEALKGSGIFSVKDFLTSYYKDEHTLRKVLKKATKLVWTTIVDHAKKCDPGKELYSFIVEGHDVVLFFNCFYRIVGVTSSDQYTPFKDLNQRMQGRVEQWSKVAYETWTNLQPDYVMDNGKPRPINQSISQGSIMLEPKFMQGHQQNCAERNVHEADGHQGTSGSHPKQCTLKRLGSIRVTPNEEDASFDISVYLGSGSEQYHGSTAANDIPGSVTLHCPAADEFSGSVLLKQASLTMVDEDYDIPFVPSDASLHLFDVSALGAFTDEPIYSRHVSFRESDCHEMLALGAEPSV, translated from the exons ATGCCGGCGAAGCGGCCgctggagggcggcggcggaggggactCCCCGTCGCCGGCGCGTTCGCCAGCGCTGAAGAAGAGGTGTCGCTCCTTCGACCT AGAGATCAGGGGATGCAGGCATCTGGAGGAGATGGTCACCAACTGCGTGCAGAGGGTGGAGGCTGCGGTTGAGTCCGTGATTGAGTCTGCCATCAGCCGG ATACCAGAAGCGGTGACTAAAGCGATTACAGGCTACTTAAGCCGTGCTCCTAG TTTGTGCAGAACGGTGGTTGACCAAAACCAGCCTCCAAGATACAAGCTTAGGTTCCTGAATGGCTTGAGTAATGAAATTTTCACAAAGAAGGGAATCCGCGCAGCAAATGGCGATCCTCTCAAGATATGTCTGGAGGACAACAACCAACAAGAGAACAATTCTCATCGCCTTCTTTCTGCCAAGATCAAAATTGTTGTTCTCGATGGCGACTTCAACATAGATAATGAAGATTGCTGGACATTAGAGAATTTCAGCAGACATATCGTACGTCCACGGGACAAAATTGGGGCAGTGCTGACGGGAGAGCTCGAGCTTAGCCTGAAGAATGGCAAGGCTGATCTCCGTGACGCTACTTTTATTGATAACTCCAAGTTCACGAGGAGTGGCAAGTTCAGGCTTGGGGTAATGGTTGTTGACGAGCTTGGTGAACGGATCCTAGAAGGGGTAACTGAACCTTTCACAGTAAAGGATCGTCGCGGAGAAG GATCCCAAAAGCATGCCATTCCATCATTGGATGATGATGTTTGGCGCCTGCAGAAAATTTCAAAGGATGGTGTCTTCCATGAGGCACTCAAAGGGAGTGGCATCTTTTCTGTGAAGGATTTCTTGACGTCATATTACAAGGATGAACATACTCTCCGCAAA GTTCTCAAAAAGGCCACAAAGCTAGTATGGACGACTATTGTTGATCATGCTAAAAAGTGTGATCCTGGAAAGGAGCTTTACTCTTTCATCGTGGAAGGCCATGATGTTGTTCTGTTCTTCAACTGTTTCTATAGGATTGTTGGAGTCACATCCAGTGACCAGTACACTCCCTTCAAGGACCTCAATCAACGGATGCAG GGGCGGGTGGAACAATGGAGCAAAGTTGCATATGAAACTTGGACCAACCTTCAGCCTGATTATGTAATGGATAATGGAAAACCAAGACCAATCAACCAGAGTATTTCCCAAGGGTCGATCATGCTGGAACCTAAATTTATGCAAGGACATCAACAGA ATTGTGCAGAGCGAAATGTTCATGAAGCTGATGGTCATCAAGGTACTTCAGGCAGTCATCCCAAGCAGTGCACATTAAAAAGGCTTGGATCCATACGAGTGACACCAAATGAAGAA GATGCGTCTTTTGACATCAGTGTTTACCTTGGTTCTGGCTCCGAACAATACCATGGAAGCACCGCTGCAAATGACATACCAGGTTCAGTCACGCTCCATTGCCCTGCTGCAGACGAATTTTCAGGATCAGTGTTATTAAAGCAAGCATCCTTGACAATGGTCGATGAGGACTATGACATACCTTTTGTACCCAGTG ATGCTTCACTCCATCTGTTTGATGTGTCTGCTTTAGGCGCTTTCACAGATGAGCCTATTTACTCGAGGCATGTCAGCTTCAGAGAGAGCGACTGTCACGAGATGCTAGCATTGGGAGCAGAACCATCTGTTTGA